The DNA segment ACTATTTTCTAACATTATttgtctattttttttttcaaaaggttTGTTATGCTAGGATATTAGATTTGAAGCGGAAGTTTCTTGAAGCTGCACTTCATTATTATGGTATTTCCCAGATTGAACAACGTCAAATTGGAGATGAGTAAGTTTACTTACTGATATTTGTAGATTAAAATTTGGGATAAAAAATTGATCTTATTGATGACTTACTGGCAATGATTATTCTCTAAATCTATGTTTTGTCTTTTTCAACAGATATACTGTAATTTATTTCTATAGTACTTAGGCTTCCTTTTCTTATTGCTGTCTTTACTTTATTGGCATTGCATATTTCTCAGCAACTTTTAACCCTTCCTATTgtcctttttttttgtgatttttcTTTGACATATATAGTTATATACTTATATTATGTGTTTGCATAAATGCAATATTTAGAGGACCTCTCCCTGGTACAGCAAGGTTTGCTTTGTTGCTACCTGTATATTGTGTTTGAACTGTTGAAGTGGCCTCTTCATATGATGTGGTGAGGCTGCATACAGTTGATCCATCAGACCGCAAATGATGGAGCCCTATGTGCTTTATTGTTTTCCAGTAAGCACCCAGTAGTATACATGTATAAAATGTGCtgttagatttttttttgaagTGTTTGCAAGGTTTAATGAATATTGGTTCACAtgcttttttcatttttctttcttcttcttatatTCAACTGTTCTTACCAGGTTATTTGGTCTATAATGCAAATTTTGTATAATTGGATCTCAGGGAGATTGATGAGGATGCATTGGAGCAAGCTCTCAGTGCTGCTGTGACGTGCACGATATTGGCTGCTGCTGGACCCCAACGGTCCCGTGTTCTTGCTACCTTATACAAGGTATCTACGTCACTTAGCATGAAATTTTAGTTCGTGCTGCAAATATATTCCTTCACCTCAGTTAATTGGCAAACTTAATGTGTTTTCCGTGACTATTGTCTCAAACTGTGAAATTCAGCTTTATCAAGTGATTGACATAATTGATGTATTTAGTGTCAATTTTTCCTCCTTTTGCAAATTCATAATGGAGTTCCATGGGACATCAAATTTGATACTGTACTTTCCATCATCTTTTTTGTCATGCCTTTTTGGCTAGCTAAAGCATAACATGTGGCTCCTGATTAAAGCAAAGGCCACAATACCATTCAAGTTTTTGAACACCAATACTGGTACCCATACTGGAACCTTACTGAACCAGTGCATACTGATTGATATGGTACAGAATGCATCGATGTGCTAATAacaattatacaaaaaaaaatgatttgttGATACTGATTTGTGTTATTGGTACACTGGTCTATTGGTATGGTGTGTTTGGTATACCACAATGTTCGAAACCATGCTACCATTTATTGATTCATGGTTTTCCTAGActtctattttaaaaataaatttcagCAAGAATAGTAAAAGTACACTTTTGGATCCTTCTTTTAGATTGAATGGACACTTGCTTTAAGGGAGATTGTGTGATCTGGTCATCCTTATCAAATGTACATAGCTAGGATATGGCTATATCGTTATAAGCTTAATTTGGGATGAGCCATTGTGAAATGTGTTGATGTTGTTCTTTCAAAGTAAATTGTTTAGGGAGTTCAGCAATTAAAATCTTTTGTAAATTAGAGCTGTTTCTTATTAAGTAACATGTTGCCTTATGGAATTTGATATTGTTGAAAACTTGAAATTTCTCCTTTTCCTTGTCAGGATGAGAGATGCTCAAAGCTGAAAATTTATCCCATTTTACAGAAGGTAGCCATTGTTCCCTTCTTTATAGGTCTCTTACTTTTGGTTATATCCCCACTCCCTTTTTTCTACTCTATTGAAGAATTttgattaatataaaattataaatgctTTTAGGTGAATCTTGAGAGAATTTTGAGGAAACCGGAAATTGATGCATTTGCTGAGGAACTGAAAGCACACCAGGTAATCATACTTTGCTTATTCTTagttttatttcatttttcttgTCTATCTTGTTGTTATGGTACATTTTATCTTTGTTGTTGAACAGAAAGCTCTTTTACCAGACAATTTTACTGTGCTGGATCGTGCAATAATTGAGCATAATCTTCTGAGTGCCAGCAAATTATATACAAATATAAGGTTGAAAAAAAAGATCAACTTTATTCTGTAGATTCTTATTAActtatgatttattttaaaaatgattttttcttCTGATGAGCAGTTTTGAGGAGCTAGGAGCTTTATTGGGTATTCCTCCTCAAAAGGTTTGGTTTCTGTTAATCAAATTTATGTTGCCAGCTGTGATGCagattttttgttctttgatcACTTGTGTTGTTATGTATTGTAATTGTTCTTCTGGTCATGTGCTGAAGTTTGCTTCTATATTAATGTGTTAATTCAAGAACTATATGCTTGATATCACGTGCTTGCTAGTATGGCATAACTCGTTATTATATCAAGTCCCTTTCTTTAGTTGCCAAAAAGAAATACAGCTGAATGTTATTTCCCTTTTTCAGGTTCTTGATATTGGCACAGAAAATTTCCAGTGGTCATAAAATACTTCACTAATACACTTTTGTTTTCACCAGTTATCCTTTGAGCATTACGACATGACTACTATGCCATATTACAGTTAGCTGGTTCTCAACTCTTGATTCTGTTACCTGCAATAGCTATGTGATGTTAAAGAGTATAGTGATCAatttcattcactgctgattgtCTTGATTATCATTGTTATCCACAGCCTTCTTTCATCAAGGTGGTTTAGTTATGTTATAGAGCATTACTCAAAATCAAGAGGGAAGTCTTTTGGCATAGGCTGAACTATGTTCATTTGGAAGGATAAAGACACTTTAGACACTTGCCATCGACCAATCTTGGTTCTAATATCAGTTGAGAGAACAACAAAATCTGCTATGATTTTATGCACTACCCAGATCTGGAAAATTCAGATACAGTTTCTGCTGGTGCTTCAGgactttctttatatttatgacgCTAATTCCTATTGCTTGATTTTATATGGCTTCCAGAACAAGCATATCAAATTTCTAGATTTTCGAAACAAATGTGACTTGTCATCTGCTATTCTACCACCTCATTATTTTTTTGGCATATTGTAAAATTTTGGTCATTATTTCTGTCTGATTATATTGGAATGTttcaaaaatcaattttcttaCTTTGACCTATGATTTTTGCAGGCTGAAAAGATAGCAGCTAGAATGATCTACGAAGATAGAATGAGAGGATTAATCGACCAGGTAAAGATCCTCTGCTATGTAATTTGAGGATAAAATTAGCAACTTACTCCAGAATCTTCTTGATCTGGGTTCTAGCAAACCGTGCTTATCCCCAGATCAAGAGACGCAATAAAACAACAGAAGTAATGCAGCAGAGATGAAAAATTACAATCACAAGGCTACTATGACAGTTTAGTGGGAAAAGAGATTTACATTCTGGCACAAGCACACTTGGCCATACTATAAACAGCAAGCTGTTACAGAATTATCTATACAAATTCATTATTCTACCATCACTCAAATGAGAACTTGCCACCTTTTTATACCCTTATATTCCGTACGGGCTTCGACATTTTGTGTATGTATTTTAGTAAGATCTTGCTGATGTATCAACATAGCTACTAGGTTACACATTTCCCTCTTCCAGGTTGAAGCTGTCATATATTTTGAGGATGATACGGAGGAGTTGCGACAATGGGATCAACAGGCATGTCTTACTTGCACTTGCTAAGTAAATGATAGAACAATTATTAATAATTCAGATGATACATTAACATGTCTATGACTTAGCTAAGGAGCTAGGGCTGAATTTTATtatagattaaaatatttaattgttgTATGACATCTAACCCCACTTTTTTTTTACTACATGCAGATTGCAGGTTTATGTCAAGCATTTAATGATATACTTGATGGTATGACAAGCAAGGGCACACCAGTTCCTGTTTGAAATATATGCCTCGTCGAGAATTTAATTGGTACATACGATTGGGGTAATTCGAGTTTTTGGAACTTATCATACTTGAATCATCTGTGTATAGCGAGTGACAAAATTGAGGATTTCCTCCcacttatatgaaataaatatagAGTActttgaattattattattatttgtaccCTTCCTTTGTTATTAAAATAATTGCTTGCCCTTATTTTATACCCTTCGTATGGATCTACCTACTGTGGGGGAAAAaattagaaataaggaagatcaattacaataaaaataaatacataaCGTATGCAGGTACATTGGGATGCTGTGAACGATATATTTCATGGATATTTACTAGTAAAGAATGAAAtataaaaagaagaataaaataaTGAGATCAATATCCTTCTTTCGACATATATATACCATTATAAAATTGCAAATGTaccattataattaatattcAGTGAAACTCCATCTAATAAATATtagcataaaatcaaattaaataattatttcCTAAACTCCAATCCAACACGTATACGCGTATATACGGCTCGTTCGGGTTATGTCTTACGCCTTAGAGAATGGGTTTAAGACATATTTGGGCTGGCCCGTAAATATGGAGCCCACACAGGCCCATCAATGTCCAGGTTCAAAGAAACCCTAGACCGAGCGCTTTTAGGGTTTCGGCAGAGCGAGCCCTATTTAACGGCCATCCAGTCTCCGTCGTTGCTACGATCCTTTCCCTCTGACGTTTCTTTTGCGGCTCgaactcttctttttctttctccatcCGTCGTTTTTGATCTAACACCCACTTCTCCGATCGAAATGTGGCTCTCTCGATGACGAGAAACGAAGCAGACGGGCGGTCAGAACCTGATGCCGTGTTGAATGTCTGCAGCACTCATTGGCTTTCCTTGGAAAGCATCCGAGAGAGATTCCACTGATCATCGGTCTAACATCTAACGTTACGTACATATTTTGGTAGTGGCTGGTATTAGTTTTGATCTGAAACGTGAATCTGATCCGCTACGATGAAGATGCTGAATACTTATGTCTGGACAAACGAGATCCTTTTCTGTGTCGATGACTTGATTTGCTTTTTCTGAGCAGCATCAGAtcacttcttttttgtttttgatggtcaagtAATTGCATCAGTTACCCTCCTCTTAGATGTTCATTTGTGTGTTCTTTTCGATCTAAGGGGATATAACGGGTGCAGAAATCTAAATGGTTGGCTTACCAGCCCATGGCATTTGATTTGGTTGCTCTGGCGTCAAATGGTCCGATCGAAATGCTTGTCAAATAtcaagatgtttttttttttctggattttTTTTTCAATCAAGAGGGTGGCAGATGATGTGATCTTGAAATCTTATCCTACACACTGAATCATGGTGTGGACCAATAACTCCGCTTATTATCTGATGCCCCTTTTGCCGATTGTTCTATATCTCAATTTCTGAGTTTGTTGTTAATAAAGTAGTGATTTGATGCTATTATGTATATCGCGGCCTACATTTATGTACTAGAACAGTCTTTGTGTTTATTCTAGGGCTTTTCTGGCTGCTTATCTTAGCATTATCTTGTAACTATGTGCGTGTATAATTGTTACTGATTTTATGGTGATTTATCTGTAGTTGTAAATCTTCAGTGTTGTCGTGCTCGAATCAATCTTTTTTTTCAGCtaacttgcattattaaaaagaaacagttttgtagaCTAGCCATCAATGGACTTTTATGCATAGGAGAATCATTTATGACTTCTTCTATTCGCAAACCTCCATTAACAATGGCGTTTTGATTTCTTCTATGAGGTGATGTTTTTAGAAGCAACCTTCATCTTTGCCAAACGGAGGCTAGTCTTGGGAAGGTAATATGTTTCGCAAGTGGGAGGCAAATGATGTGATTTCAAATCTTATCCTACACACTGAAAACACTGTGTGGACAGATAACTCCGCTTATTATCTGATGCCTCATAACTTGTTTCAGTATCTTTTGGTATCTCTATTGTTTTCAAGTCAATTAGTAATACTGGCAACTTTATTTACTCAAATTGGTTTGAGATGACCAACGTAAAAAGTTTTATTATATTCATTGTGTATGATTAGATTTATGAACTAGGGGTCACGTTTGGTCTTACACCTCGCAGGTTCTTATATGTAAGCTCGTTCATTGTTAACATTCCGAGGTTTCGGTAATCATTTTGTTTCCAAACATCGGCACTACAAGAAATATTCTTGTTTCCAAGTCTTAATACCTGTTGTTTTTGTAATGAGGTGAATGGAACTGATTGGCTGTTGCTGTCCTGAACTGATTAGAGTTATATGCGAAAAGCATGTTTCAACAACTGTTGTTCATTTATCATTGTGAAAGTATTGCTGCATTGTTTGGTATCTACAGACCAGGAAGCTTCACCTTTTATATGTTTTCCTAGCATACTAGGTTAGGTTGCTGCTGGGAAGTCCATGCATGACTTTTCAAAGAAGCATTGAACCGTGGCAAGTGGTCATCCAAATTGTATTTATCAGGTATTCAGCATGGGAATACTGCTTCTAATACTAACTTTTTCTGGCATTTATTCATTTGGGTTGCATGTCCATGTTTTGCAATCATGAACCTCTGTCTTTATGCAATGCGATCTCCTTGAAGACATTTTACAGATCTGTTGTAGATCAAACAAATGTTCAATACTATGATCGACTCACAACCTTCACGCAATATTTTTGGACACATCTCTGTTGGTTTGCTGTTGTCACACTTGTCTAAGTATCTCATTTTCACCCTATTAGTTGATCAAGCAGATACTGGTAAGTACTAACATCAGTTGATATGGATATCATATTGTGCTACTATGGCCAGGAGCATCTGCAAAAGCTTGTAGATGATCAATTGCAGCAACTCCTTTCGGGATTATCATTCTGCACTTCACATATAACTGTTAATTCTACTGTCTTTTCTAGAATTATTTTTTTCATGTGTAAATTAAACAAGTGATAGCCTATGCCACAAGTCTCTTTTCGGTGTTGTCCACTCAAAAACACCTGTGTATTGTGGTGGTGGTAGCATTTGGCATGGTTGAAAGTGATACTGTATGCCATGTTAGGAATATGCAATGCTGTTGTGTTTGAGGAATTGTATACATATGCCTTTTTCGAAGGCTCATCAGAGATGTCTTGCGTTATCGTGTGTTAAAGCAATGGCAAATGCCGTCGGAAACGTTAATGTGTACTAATGCTGTTTTTGTGGGCTCCTCGGCATGCCCTTTTATGTTCTTTCGTTATCGTTATTGAACACCAAGTGTTTGATAACGATAATGATGTAAAATGTTTTCATTAATGTTTCATCcgacattatattttcattaacaaGATGATGATGGaaatttgtattttcttgacttttGAGACAGGGCATGTATGACGTGAGTTTTTAAGTTTGGGTTATGGTTTATTTTAGTCcttatgattttgattttttatgatttattcatatttaaaataatttttatattttaaaattatatatatatatatatatatattgttgagttTAAGTTAATAAACTTTgtttatatgatatattgattcataataaataattaatataataatatataatttaaatattaaaaaaatgattaaagtttgttttagttattttagttttgattatgaatcttttaaatttttattatttatttatgttaaataatttataaattttttaaatgcaGTATATAAGTATACAAGTCATTGTCATTTTGAGTTATCAAACATTACAGTTTATATATGTGATAGgttaatttataatataatattaatatagtgatatgtataatttaaaatttaaaaaatagccACCAGCTATAGCATTGAGCTTGCCTAGCAGGGTATCGTATGTATATAGTCTTTCCCATGctaatgattaagttaaaaaactTTAGGTCCTAATTCAAGTTATTATGCATCGATCAGTTTGACGTTATGCACGTAGTGGTCTTGGTCTCTCTTCCTCCTAGCGATTTTTATTCCCATCGTCTTTCACTTTGTCTCCTCTTGTGCCTCCACCTATCGTCGTTTACGATGTGGTAGTTTAGGTCTTTCTCACATTCGTCTCCGGCCTCTCCTACCTCTACCTTTCTGCCTTCGTTGGTCTTCGTTTCTTCCTCTTTCTTGACAAGCTAGTCGTTGAGAGCGATTTGATGCAAGAGAGCTATATGGATCAGCTCAACTTCTCCTTTCGCTTGCTCTCCGTCTCAATGATATTGTGCTCTGCGGGGTAAGTGGCTTATAAGATATGGTGTTACTCGTCAGGGTGGAGCGAGTGTCGTTTGCGATGGTGGGTGACATGGTGGCATGCACCCTGGAACTAGCAACCTAGATCTACTAGATGTCACTTACCAGCTCCAAGGCACATGCCATCACGTTGCCCGCCACCGTGAACGATACTTGCTCCGATCTTGACGAGTACTATCATATCTTGTAAGCCACTTCTCCCACGAAAATATAGAGGTAGGAGAGATTGGAGGTGAAGGTGAGGGAGAGCTGGACTATAATGTGTGCAACGAGTACGGGCACTTGAGAGGACAAAGTGGGAGGCAGTAGGGATGAAGACgcctaggaggaggaagagggatcaGGAGATCATTGCATGTCTAGCATCAGATTGGTCAACACACATCAACTTGAGGTAGGATTGGAAGCTTTTGAGCTCGTCATCAATGCGAAAGAGGCTACGTGCATATGATGCCTTATTAGGTAATAGCGGCTTAGTGCTGCTGGTGGTGGTCATTTCTACGATGATGCCTCATCCCGCCATTGATGGTGGTCtccattttttttaaacttaaattacatgtattattatattaataatttattgtgagttAGTATGATATGTAAACAGACTCTAACGTATATTAACTCGGATTTGAGGGAAAGAGGCCTCTATGGTATgactttaaaaatatatatgttattttagaTACAAGTAAATCATAAGGACTTAAAGAGGTTCGTCGCCAAAATCATTGGAGCTAAATTTGACCTTTAAGTTGGAATGAGGGGTTTGTTGAGAATATATGATATGCTTTGTTTCAAGATGTCGAGGATAGTCATAGAGAAGTCCATTGTTAGAATCTAAGTTTTGCTTAATAGATGATATGTCATGAGTCTACGGTGGAGAGAAAATAAGGATACGAAAGAAGCATGAAAACAATGGataaaaaaagtaattttaatattctagttaGTGGTGACATACACATCGATGGTGATGGATGATGACACCATTGGGAGCGACTTTTGTGGATGAGGGAGAGTGATGTTGAGAGGTGAGGATCGCTCTGTATCTATGTCGATGTTGACGTAATTGCCAAGCGATGAAAGGGTCGCTCGGCATTTACATCTACACCAACGCAAATGTCGAGTGGCCCTCGTCACTCTCTTTCCTCATTTGTAATAATCACCCATCCTTCCTTCGTCATCACCCATTAgaacattgaaattatctttttattcattatttttgttaaatcaataatattaggataaatcaagttagatattttacttttcaTAATTATATTGATTCCAATATAAAGTTTTTTAAGCCTGAAGATTTTAAGGATGTTTAACTACCAGAAATAATTATAATTAGCTCAATAACCTCTATGATAACTTCTATTGAAGTCGTTCCTACTCAAGTGGCGTGACCATCAATCAGGATCCTCATGTGCTTATATTCCATATCGAACTCGCTGAGTTCACGACTTTATTATTAAGATCGATTTTGTCCTCTATCAATAAGTTGGTAGAAACGTCATGAGACCACCATATTCTATCTTCACCTCATTACTTTGGAAGTACACAGACTGAATAAACCTGGAAAGAGAACCCTCGAGTAATCGTTTCAATTGAATCAAGCATGAGATGCAACATTCTTTGCATCACAAGCATTTTCCATTTCAAATCAACAATCAGTCGATGCAAATTCCAAATAAGCTAGTAGGCTTTCGATAGAAGACAAAATTCCGGTGTTCTTGAGAACTGAATTCAGTTATCAAACTACAACTACATGGATTAATACAATGGACAAACAAATTGGTGATGGCAGAACACCAAAATCTTCTGAAAATTGCGATCATCGTTTGAAAAGTCATGTTGTTCACCTTATGGCTCCATTTGCAATGGACGATACTTTGCAAACACCAGCAGATGTCGTGAAGGGAACATCCTTGTAGCACGCTACCAACTCTGAATTGGACTGTAGATCAACCTGCACCTTCTCCCAAACTTTGCTCTTGGCACTTAAGATGCCATCAGGCTCCCCTGAGCATCCAGGAAAGGTTACTCGCTCGCCCACTGCAGCTGATGAAGGTGGGTCAACCAACTCCACCTGGTATTAAACACATTAGTTATTATCAAGAAACTGCTGTAACACTGATATGAGAAATTAAACACCttagttaatcatacacatgtAGTCTTGAAGggcttaaaactgcgtttaacttAAGATAGACCAAAACAAAAGGAGGAAGCACTGTGGCTCACCTTTGTGTGGTCATCATTTGATGCAGCCAAGACCATTGCATGTGATTTGATGCCTCGCATGGTGACTGGCTTTAGGTTGCACAGAACACATACTTTCCGATTCTGCAGGAGTAATTGTAGTAGAATAAATAGAGATTCATATCCAATGGGAACAGAAAAAGGTAGAGAGTAACAAACCTGCATTTCTTCAAGAGGAATATATTTCACAAGACCACTAACAAC comes from the Musa acuminata AAA Group cultivar baxijiao chromosome BXJ2-8, Cavendish_Baxijiao_AAA, whole genome shotgun sequence genome and includes:
- the LOC103995785 gene encoding COP9 signalosome complex subunit 4, whose translation is MESVLATAASITDQRQKIEQYKLILASVLASSSTDVTQAKRFIDHMVSDEVPLMVSRQLLLTFAQELGRLETDVQKEIAHYGLAQIQPRVVSFEEQVLIIREKLAELYESEQQWSKAAQMLSGIDLDSGIRMLDDTYKLSKCVQIARLYLEDDDAVNAEAFINKASFLVNNSQHEVLNLQYKVCYARILDLKRKFLEAALHYYGISQIEQRQIGDEEIDEDALEQALSAAVTCTILAAAGPQRSRVLATLYKDERCSKLKIYPILQKVNLERILRKPEIDAFAEELKAHQKALLPDNFTVLDRAIIEHNLLSASKLYTNISFEELGALLGIPPQKAEKIAARMIYEDRMRGLIDQVEAVIYFEDDTEELRQWDQQIAGLCQAFNDILDGMTSKGTPVPV